One Maribacter cobaltidurans genomic window carries:
- a CDS encoding alanine/glycine:cation symporter family protein: MKYRLLSFCSFMLPFLSMAQEAGEMGIDEKIDKVFGNLTGWFVDFIFYQIPFSENIKIYWVLFPLILGAGFFTIYFRFINFTGVWTALKVVMGKYEDIEKYGAKELYGEEGIAAGVDLNKVESLDKHLADNKDEIVVDGDILDTIRDESSNGEVSHFQALTAALSATVGLGNIAGVAVAVSIGGAGATFWMIIAGLLGMASKFVECTLGVKYRDVGENGTIFGGPMYYLNKGLKNKNLGKILAGAFAVMCIGGSFGGGNMFQVNQAVQLFENMTGGTESFIFGYRWVFGVVMAVLVGIVIIGGIKSIAKVTDKIVPFMVVIYVGASLFVLIAKFDMIGWAFNEIIQGAFAPVGIVGGAVGVMIQGFRRAAFSNEAGVGSASIAHSAVRTKYPASEGLVALLEPFIDTVVVCTMTALVLIITGNVDPGNAGLNDADAILLTSGAFGSVISWFPYVLTVAVVLFAFSTQISWSYYGYQAWAYLFGRTKKTEYTYKIIFCLFVIVGASASMSSVIGFSDAMIFGMMVPNMVGIVILAPKVKAELKKYMNAIKLKVKAVSE, translated from the coding sequence ATGAAGTATAGACTTCTGAGTTTTTGTTCGTTCATGTTACCATTTTTGTCAATGGCCCAAGAGGCAGGAGAAATGGGTATAGATGAAAAAATCGATAAAGTTTTCGGAAATCTGACAGGGTGGTTCGTAGACTTTATTTTTTATCAGATACCTTTTTCAGAGAACATAAAAATATATTGGGTATTGTTCCCCTTAATACTTGGGGCGGGGTTCTTTACCATCTATTTCCGTTTTATCAATTTCACAGGAGTATGGACGGCCTTAAAGGTTGTAATGGGCAAGTACGAGGATATTGAGAAATATGGAGCTAAGGAGCTCTACGGGGAAGAAGGTATTGCAGCCGGAGTGGATTTGAACAAGGTGGAAAGTCTTGACAAGCACCTGGCCGATAACAAGGATGAAATTGTTGTTGATGGAGATATTCTTGATACCATACGGGATGAAAGTTCCAATGGTGAGGTTTCTCATTTTCAGGCATTGACAGCGGCATTATCGGCAACGGTTGGCCTTGGAAATATTGCAGGAGTAGCGGTAGCGGTTTCCATAGGCGGTGCAGGGGCTACATTTTGGATGATAATCGCGGGACTCTTGGGAATGGCCTCCAAATTTGTGGAGTGTACGCTAGGGGTAAAATATAGGGATGTTGGAGAAAATGGTACCATTTTTGGTGGGCCTATGTACTATTTGAACAAAGGACTCAAGAATAAAAATTTAGGAAAAATATTGGCTGGGGCCTTTGCGGTAATGTGCATTGGAGGCTCATTTGGTGGAGGTAATATGTTCCAGGTGAACCAGGCCGTTCAACTTTTTGAAAATATGACCGGAGGTACGGAATCTTTCATCTTTGGTTATAGGTGGGTCTTTGGTGTGGTTATGGCCGTACTAGTTGGTATCGTTATTATTGGCGGTATTAAGTCTATAGCCAAGGTGACCGACAAGATTGTTCCTTTTATGGTAGTCATTTATGTAGGGGCGTCTTTATTTGTATTAATTGCAAAATTTGATATGATCGGTTGGGCCTTCAATGAGATAATTCAAGGTGCTTTCGCTCCAGTTGGCATCGTTGGTGGTGCAGTAGGGGTTATGATTCAAGGTTTTAGAAGGGCTGCATTTTCAAATGAGGCCGGTGTCGGTTCGGCTTCCATTGCGCATTCTGCCGTTAGAACCAAATATCCAGCATCCGAGGGATTGGTTGCTCTATTGGAGCCGTTTATTGATACGGTGGTGGTTTGTACAATGACCGCTTTGGTTTTAATTATTACGGGCAATGTTGACCCTGGCAATGCAGGTCTTAATGATGCAGATGCCATACTTTTGACATCCGGGGCTTTTGGTTCGGTAATCAGTTGGTTCCCTTATGTGCTAACAGTGGCCGTAGTGTTATTTGCCTTTAGTACCCAAATTTCTTGGTCCTATTATGGTTATCAAGCATGGGCCTATCTTTTTGGAAGGACCAAAAAAACGGAATATACCTATAAAATTATTTTCTGTCTTTTCGTGATAGTTGGGGCATCGGCTAGTATGAGTTCTGTAATCGGTTTTTCAGATGCTATGATTTTTGGTATGATGGTTCCCAATATGGTGGGTATTGTAATCTTGGCACCCAAGGTAAAAGCTGAATTGAAGAAATATATGAATGCCATAAAATTAAAGGTAAAGGCAGTTTCCGAATAG